Proteins co-encoded in one Gimesia sp. genomic window:
- a CDS encoding Ldh family oxidoreductase: MPSDHFAPAQDRSQEVLLPLEPLKELLVKLFVRMGMFQVEAEIAADRLIEADLRGIHSHGSRTAERYLDAMDMGDIDPRAQILTVKETPAIAVMDGSKAMGHVAATRAMELAIKKAGEVGTGTVTVYNSHHFGAAAVYVMMAVKAGMIAYCTTNTGRATVAAHGSTQAGTANNAIAWGVPNPQGAPFVLDMACAKTSWGKLETQAMYGLPVPAGYGLDNEGNETTDAAAVKTLLPASGPRGYGLALISSVLTGALTGGKMPINKTKAPEIEGSEHFFYVIDLKQFVEEDRFHAELASATEALHQLTPVRAEDPVRLPGELEWEQTQRSLQEGISVHKDHAEQLKELARRVKYDVPW, encoded by the coding sequence ATGCCTTCGGATCATTTTGCCCCGGCTCAGGATCGATCCCAGGAAGTTCTGCTTCCGCTGGAACCTCTTAAGGAATTACTGGTCAAGCTGTTTGTGCGGATGGGCATGTTTCAGGTGGAGGCGGAGATTGCCGCCGACCGCCTGATCGAAGCGGACCTGCGGGGCATCCACTCGCATGGGAGCCGCACTGCAGAACGTTACCTGGACGCGATGGACATGGGCGACATCGATCCCCGCGCACAGATCCTGACCGTCAAAGAGACCCCCGCGATTGCTGTGATGGATGGCAGCAAAGCGATGGGACACGTTGCTGCGACTCGCGCCATGGAACTGGCGATTAAAAAAGCGGGTGAAGTCGGCACGGGAACCGTGACGGTCTATAACAGCCACCACTTCGGAGCGGCCGCCGTCTATGTGATGATGGCGGTGAAGGCCGGCATGATTGCGTACTGCACGACGAACACGGGTCGGGCGACTGTCGCCGCTCATGGAAGTACGCAGGCAGGCACAGCCAATAATGCAATCGCCTGGGGTGTTCCCAATCCGCAAGGCGCTCCCTTTGTTCTGGATATGGCGTGTGCCAAGACCTCCTGGGGCAAACTGGAAACGCAGGCCATGTACGGCCTACCCGTCCCCGCCGGTTACGGTCTGGACAATGAAGGGAACGAAACCACTGACGCTGCCGCTGTGAAAACACTGCTTCCCGCCTCGGGGCCCCGCGGTTACGGACTGGCTTTGATCAGTTCAGTCCTGACCGGCGCGCTGACGGGAGGCAAGATGCCGATCAACAAGACCAAAGCACCGGAGATTGAGGGTTCCGAACATTTCTTCTATGTGATCGATCTGAAACAGTTCGTGGAGGAAGATCGCTTCCATGCCGAACTGGCGTCTGCGACAGAGGCCCTGCATCAACTGACGCCCGTACGGGCAGAGGATCCGGTGCGTCTGCCGGGTGAACTGGAATGGGAGCAGACACAACGTTCATTGCAGGAAGGGATTTCGGTTCACAAAGATCATGCAGAGCAGTTAAAAGAACTCGCCCGGCGCGTCAAGTATGACGTTCCCTGGTAA
- a CDS encoding PQQ-binding-like beta-propeller repeat protein, which translates to MYPKLSLALMLLWTILLPQTGFSDDWPQWGGPQHDLVWREKGIVKELPTKGQLPRVWSTPIGEGYSGPAVAEVDSRWCVFVTDRIYKQRVGFERVHCLDAVTGKLIWGYEYPAEYTVSYPAGPRSTPVINDGRVYTLGAQGHFFCFDAKTGKVLWSKNFVEDYGTKLPNWGMVASPLVDGDQLITLVGGQQNALVVSFDKKTGKELWRSLNDPAVGYAPPVIFEFGGKRELIVWHPTAVSALDPETGKMIWQVPYGVKYGLTIATPRKVGNRLFVASFYNGPRMIEVSDDGSSAKIVWSGKSDSEINTDGLHPIMMTPVFDGKNIYGVGSYGQLRGLDASNGQRLWETLAATGKGRWWNAFIIPHEDRYFLHNEQGDLIIANLSPKGYEELSRAKLIEPTRRVQRRMTIWSHPAFALKSVFARNDKEIVRVDLSAPSAGE; encoded by the coding sequence ATGTATCCGAAACTGTCGCTCGCGCTGATGTTACTCTGGACGATTCTGCTGCCTCAAACCGGTTTCAGTGATGACTGGCCTCAATGGGGAGGACCACAGCACGACCTGGTCTGGCGCGAAAAAGGCATTGTCAAAGAACTGCCAACCAAAGGCCAACTGCCCCGGGTCTGGTCGACTCCCATCGGTGAAGGCTACTCTGGCCCCGCGGTCGCGGAAGTCGATTCCCGCTGGTGTGTCTTCGTCACCGATCGCATTTATAAACAACGGGTCGGCTTCGAACGCGTGCACTGCCTGGATGCAGTGACGGGAAAACTGATCTGGGGCTACGAATACCCGGCCGAATATACCGTCAGCTATCCCGCCGGTCCTCGCTCGACTCCCGTCATCAATGACGGACGCGTTTATACCCTGGGTGCCCAGGGACACTTCTTCTGCTTCGATGCCAAAACGGGGAAAGTGCTCTGGAGCAAAAACTTTGTGGAAGACTACGGCACGAAGCTCCCGAACTGGGGTATGGTCGCCTCTCCTCTGGTGGACGGCGATCAGCTGATTACGCTGGTCGGCGGCCAACAGAATGCGCTGGTGGTCAGCTTTGATAAAAAGACAGGTAAAGAACTCTGGCGATCACTGAATGACCCGGCCGTCGGCTATGCACCGCCGGTCATCTTTGAGTTCGGAGGAAAGCGCGAATTGATCGTCTGGCATCCGACGGCGGTCTCGGCCCTCGATCCGGAAACCGGCAAGATGATCTGGCAGGTTCCCTACGGTGTGAAGTACGGACTGACGATCGCGACACCCCGCAAAGTGGGGAACCGGCTATTCGTTGCCAGTTTTTATAACGGGCCGCGGATGATTGAAGTTTCCGACGATGGCAGTTCAGCGAAAATCGTCTGGTCCGGGAAGAGCGACAGCGAGATCAACACCGACGGTCTGCATCCGATCATGATGACGCCGGTCTTCGACGGGAAGAACATCTACGGCGTAGGCAGCTACGGACAGCTCCGCGGTCTGGATGCGAGCAACGGCCAGCGGTTATGGGAAACATTAGCTGCGACCGGTAAGGGGCGCTGGTGGAATGCCTTCATCATTCCACACGAAGATCGTTATTTTCTGCACAACGAACAGGGCGATCTGATCATCGCGAATCTGTCGCCGAAAGGGTACGAAGAGTTGAGCCGGGCGAAGCTGATTGAGCCGACCCGCCGCGTCCAGCGGCGGATGACAATCTGGTCTCATCCGGCTTTCGCACTGAAAAGCGTGTTTGCCCGGAATGATAAGGAAATTGTCCGCGTCGATCTTTCGGCTCCATCCGCAGGGGAATAG
- the pyk gene encoding pyruvate kinase, producing the protein MNATQYQEHPLVKTKIIATVGPASCSREMLQKLIIAGVDLFRLNFAHGKHEWLAEIVTNIHELSEEMARPIGILGDLSGPKIRLGVLPGDEINCRQDMKFRFIQGIETDNPQELTCTYESLISDLRVGDPVLLADGMVAMRVTEKSEDNEYVECVVEREGVIRSKQGVNLPGVQLSTPCLTEKDLEDLAWAVQHGLDYIGLSFVRSADDIKQLYDEIEKLNPIESPHVVAKIEKIEAVSDIEQILKLTDAVMVARGDLGVEVDIERVPIIQKRIIHLCNQYRVPVITATQMLDSMQFNTFPTRAEASDVANAVLDGSDAVMLSGETAVGVSPLAAVEMMSRIVREAARILSSNLHSEETTSNRRLYAREVTEAVTLGAGMTAEKLDADLMVTCTHEGKTAMALSKQRRTVPTVALTDRPATARRMTLYWGVTSLLTDVVDKSPQKILKYIVNYGKKQGFLSSGSQIVLISGTDWSSLGHDMLLVHEVK; encoded by the coding sequence ATGAACGCGACCCAATACCAGGAACATCCACTCGTAAAAACCAAGATTATCGCCACCGTTGGTCCCGCTTCCTGTTCGCGCGAAATGCTGCAGAAGCTGATCATCGCGGGCGTGGATCTGTTTCGGTTGAACTTCGCGCACGGCAAGCATGAATGGCTGGCCGAAATCGTTACGAATATCCACGAACTGTCCGAAGAGATGGCCCGCCCCATCGGAATCCTGGGCGATCTGTCCGGCCCCAAAATTCGGCTGGGAGTCTTACCCGGTGACGAAATCAACTGTCGGCAGGACATGAAGTTTCGGTTCATTCAAGGAATAGAGACCGACAATCCCCAGGAACTGACCTGCACCTACGAATCGCTGATCAGCGATCTGCGGGTCGGCGATCCGGTACTGCTGGCAGACGGAATGGTCGCTATGCGGGTCACCGAGAAATCGGAAGACAATGAATACGTCGAGTGCGTGGTCGAGCGGGAAGGTGTGATTCGCAGTAAGCAGGGGGTCAACCTGCCCGGCGTCCAGCTCAGCACCCCCTGTCTCACGGAGAAAGATCTGGAAGACCTCGCTTGGGCTGTGCAGCATGGACTCGATTATATCGGGCTCAGCTTCGTGCGTTCCGCGGATGACATCAAACAGCTCTACGATGAGATCGAAAAACTGAATCCCATCGAGTCGCCGCACGTTGTCGCCAAGATTGAAAAAATCGAAGCGGTCAGTGATATCGAACAGATCCTCAAGCTGACCGATGCAGTCATGGTGGCCCGCGGTGATCTCGGCGTCGAAGTCGACATCGAACGGGTGCCCATCATTCAGAAGCGGATCATCCATCTCTGCAACCAGTATCGTGTCCCGGTAATCACCGCGACGCAGATGCTGGACAGCATGCAGTTCAACACATTTCCGACTCGCGCTGAGGCCAGCGATGTCGCGAATGCAGTGCTGGACGGCAGCGACGCGGTCATGCTGTCCGGTGAGACGGCGGTCGGCGTCAGTCCGCTGGCGGCCGTCGAGATGATGAGCCGTATTGTCCGCGAAGCAGCGCGGATCCTCTCATCCAATCTGCATTCGGAAGAGACCACCAGTAATCGTCGCCTGTATGCCCGCGAAGTGACCGAAGCGGTTACCCTCGGAGCCGGGATGACGGCAGAAAAGCTGGATGCAGACCTGATGGTAACCTGTACCCACGAAGGCAAAACCGCGATGGCCCTGTCCAAACAGCGGCGGACGGTGCCTACCGTGGCGCTCACCGATCGCCCGGCAACGGCGCGCCGGATGACACTCTACTGGGGAGTGACATCACTCCTGACCGACGTGGTCGACAAGTCGCCACAGAAAATTCTGAAGTACATCGTGAACTATGGAAAGAAGCAAGGCTTTCTGTCTTCAGGCAGTCAAATCGTCCTGATCTCCGGCACCGACTGGAGTTCGCTGGGGCATGATATGCTGCTCGTTCACGAAGTGAAATAA
- a CDS encoding DUF255 domain-containing protein: protein MLSASEENPQEPKQEAKSAPREKQFTNRLAKETSPYLLLHQHNPVDWYPWGPEAFEKAKRENKVIFLSVGYSSCYWCHVMERLVFEDPKIAKYMNENFVNIKVDREERPDIDDIYMTSLSVYFHLIGAPSGGGWPLSMFLTPDREPFAGGTYFPPTDQGGQMSFPRVLQKVNQLWGDNKEQVQQSATIIAKEVARLQQEEGAKEAIPLENRLVIAGVRSINASYDAEYGGIDFSEVTPNAPKFPTSSKLVLLQYDIQAAEQNPTAAESAKVLYHTLDAMANGGIYDHLGGGFHRYSTDRYWHVPHFEKMLYDNGQLAGLYARAFEQTGKPQYKQVSEGIVDFVLRELTDPQGGFYSALDAETDGVEGEHYAWSQEELKTILGEDYPLFAEFYGLNEPVRFDHGYVLHRVTTLEKLAEKHNTGVDELASQLAASRQKLHAVRNQRKPLLKDDKILTSWNGLMIEGMATAGRVLKRPDYTAAAEKAAQFILDQMRDKEGHLYRSYRGGEARLNAYLDDYAFFTQGLLALHQATGKQQWLDEARKLTDLQITLFWDQKAHGFFFTTHDHEQLIARTKNAYDAAIPSGNSISARNLIQLSELTGEARYRQHADETLQLFGRVIKRYPNRCAQLVQAVGEYLQTPADQQQSAVSLSSGEFVVLVEAPDQLVSVNPGLELLAAAGLGQTGQQKKLVKANAYLSVDKLPAGKKCKVAIVLTIEDGWHINQNPSSPDFLVPTTFSIKSAQNIKLTDIKYPAGHKFEVAGFDEPLLVYEKQAIIRGTLEIPASAAGKEEALELNIKYQACNDQTCIRPTTVSLKGKFKVAAPGEAVRQVNQKWFKTESGN, encoded by the coding sequence ATGTTATCTGCCAGCGAAGAGAACCCGCAGGAACCAAAACAGGAAGCGAAGTCTGCACCCCGGGAAAAGCAGTTTACGAACCGGCTGGCCAAAGAGACCAGCCCTTACCTGTTACTGCATCAGCACAACCCGGTGGACTGGTATCCCTGGGGGCCCGAAGCCTTCGAGAAGGCGAAGCGGGAAAACAAGGTGATCTTCCTCTCGGTCGGCTACAGTAGCTGTTACTGGTGCCACGTGATGGAGCGGCTCGTTTTTGAAGATCCCAAAATCGCGAAATACATGAACGAGAACTTTGTGAATATCAAAGTCGATCGGGAAGAACGCCCCGACATCGATGATATCTACATGACATCACTCTCTGTCTATTTTCATCTCATCGGTGCCCCTTCCGGCGGAGGCTGGCCGCTGTCGATGTTCCTCACCCCCGATCGTGAACCTTTTGCCGGTGGCACTTATTTTCCACCCACCGATCAGGGAGGCCAGATGAGTTTCCCCCGCGTGCTGCAGAAAGTGAATCAGCTCTGGGGAGATAACAAAGAACAGGTCCAGCAGAGCGCGACAATCATCGCTAAAGAAGTCGCCCGCCTGCAGCAGGAAGAAGGAGCTAAGGAAGCGATTCCCCTGGAAAACCGGCTGGTCATCGCGGGGGTTCGTTCCATCAATGCCAGTTATGATGCCGAGTACGGCGGGATCGATTTTTCGGAAGTGACTCCCAACGCACCCAAGTTTCCCACGTCCTCGAAACTGGTTCTGCTGCAGTATGACATTCAGGCCGCTGAGCAGAACCCGACCGCAGCGGAATCAGCGAAGGTGCTGTATCACACACTGGACGCGATGGCCAACGGCGGGATTTACGATCACCTCGGCGGTGGATTTCATCGCTACAGTACGGATCGCTACTGGCACGTGCCCCACTTCGAAAAAATGCTCTACGATAACGGTCAGCTGGCCGGTCTCTATGCCCGCGCTTTCGAACAGACGGGTAAGCCGCAGTACAAACAGGTCTCTGAAGGGATCGTCGATTTCGTACTGCGTGAGCTGACCGATCCGCAGGGCGGTTTTTATTCCGCGCTGGATGCTGAGACGGATGGCGTCGAAGGCGAACACTATGCCTGGTCGCAGGAAGAACTGAAAACCATTCTGGGAGAAGACTACCCGCTCTTTGCCGAATTTTACGGATTGAATGAGCCCGTCCGCTTCGATCATGGGTACGTGCTGCACCGCGTTACCACGCTGGAGAAGCTCGCCGAAAAACACAATACCGGTGTCGACGAGCTGGCTTCTCAGTTGGCCGCGTCGCGTCAGAAACTGCACGCCGTTCGTAATCAGCGCAAGCCGTTGCTCAAGGATGATAAAATCCTGACCAGCTGGAATGGTCTGATGATTGAAGGTATGGCGACTGCAGGTCGTGTGTTGAAACGACCAGATTACACCGCCGCTGCAGAAAAAGCAGCGCAGTTCATTCTCGATCAGATGCGTGACAAAGAGGGACACCTCTACCGCAGCTACCGTGGTGGTGAGGCCCGTCTCAACGCTTACCTGGATGATTATGCATTTTTCACACAGGGACTGCTGGCACTGCATCAGGCAACCGGCAAACAGCAGTGGCTGGACGAAGCCCGCAAGTTGACCGATCTGCAGATTACCCTCTTCTGGGATCAGAAAGCGCACGGCTTCTTCTTCACCACCCACGATCACGAACAGTTAATTGCCCGCACGAAAAACGCATACGATGCTGCGATCCCTTCCGGCAACAGCATCAGTGCCCGTAACCTGATTCAGCTTTCCGAGCTGACAGGGGAAGCCCGCTATCGCCAGCACGCCGATGAAACACTGCAGCTGTTTGGTCGAGTGATTAAACGCTACCCGAATCGCTGTGCCCAGCTCGTCCAGGCCGTGGGCGAATATCTGCAGACACCCGCTGATCAGCAGCAGTCTGCAGTCTCCCTTTCGTCAGGTGAATTTGTTGTGCTGGTGGAAGCACCGGATCAACTGGTCTCAGTCAATCCAGGTCTCGAACTGCTGGCTGCAGCCGGACTGGGACAGACCGGGCAGCAGAAAAAACTGGTGAAAGCCAATGCCTATCTCTCGGTCGATAAACTGCCCGCTGGCAAGAAGTGCAAGGTGGCGATTGTGCTGACCATCGAGGATGGCTGGCACATCAATCAGAATCCATCCAGCCCCGATTTCCTGGTGCCGACCACCTTCAGCATTAAGTCGGCCCAGAATATCAAACTGACCGACATCAAATATCCGGCTGGTCATAAATTCGAAGTGGCAGGTTTCGACGAACCGCTGCTGGTCTACGAAAAACAGGCCATCATTCGGGGAACGCTGGAAATTCCTGCCTCTGCTGCCGGGAAAGAGGAAGCACTTGAACTGAATATCAAATACCAGGCCTGTAACGATCAGACCTGTATTCGGCCGACGACGGTCAGCCTCAAAGGCAAGTTCAAGGTTGCAGCTCCCGGAGAAGCTGTCCGGCAGGTGAATCAGAAATGGTTCAAGACCGAATCCGGCAACTGA
- a CDS encoding MoxR family ATPase, with product MEVRSQQETASLVKTLHDNISSVLIGKPEVVQLAIVTLLAEGHVLIEDAPGVGKTSLAKAIAKSLDCDYKRVQFTPDMLPSDILGSNVFLPSLGEFEFRKGPIFTNVLLADEINRTPPRTQSALLEAMNEGQVSVEGQTITLDPPFFVLATQNPFEFEGTYPLPENQLDRFMMCIEIGYPERAIEREVLIQHRNGEPVNTLNSVVSLKQLREMQEAVRNVRVDDSLTDYILEIVEVTRNHPELTLGVSTRGAITFSQATQSLAFTEGRDYVIPDDIKKLAVPVLAHRVITRSLVRESQRTRATEIIRQILQKVSVPN from the coding sequence ATGGAAGTTCGCTCCCAGCAGGAAACTGCCAGTCTGGTTAAGACGCTTCACGATAACATCTCGAGTGTGCTCATTGGAAAACCAGAAGTGGTTCAACTGGCAATCGTCACCCTGCTCGCGGAGGGCCATGTTTTAATCGAAGATGCTCCCGGTGTGGGAAAAACCTCGCTGGCCAAGGCAATTGCCAAAAGTCTCGACTGCGACTACAAACGCGTGCAATTCACGCCGGACATGCTGCCTTCGGACATTCTGGGTTCAAATGTCTTCCTCCCCAGCCTGGGAGAATTCGAATTTCGCAAAGGTCCCATCTTTACCAATGTGCTGCTGGCCGATGAAATCAATCGCACGCCTCCCCGTACACAAAGTGCGTTGCTCGAAGCGATGAACGAGGGGCAGGTCAGTGTGGAAGGGCAGACAATTACGCTGGATCCCCCGTTTTTTGTACTGGCCACACAGAACCCATTTGAATTTGAAGGCACCTATCCCCTGCCCGAAAACCAGCTCGACCGATTCATGATGTGTATCGAGATCGGATATCCCGAACGCGCCATTGAGCGGGAAGTACTGATCCAGCACCGGAACGGCGAACCAGTCAACACGCTGAATTCCGTTGTCTCGCTGAAGCAGTTACGCGAGATGCAGGAAGCCGTACGGAATGTCCGCGTCGATGATTCGCTGACGGACTACATACTGGAAATTGTTGAAGTCACACGGAATCATCCGGAACTGACGCTGGGAGTCAGTACCCGTGGCGCGATCACATTTTCCCAGGCGACCCAGAGTCTTGCCTTTACGGAAGGACGGGACTATGTCATTCCGGATGACATTAAGAAGTTAGCAGTTCCCGTTTTAGCGCATCGTGTGATCACCCGCTCGCTGGTCCGTGAAAGTCAGCGGACACGTGCCACGGAAATCATCCGTCAGATTCTGCAGAAGGTGTCGGTTCCCAATTAA
- a CDS encoding acetylxylan esterase — translation MPASKPSTDDTFSLSRRNFLQSGCVTVTGLSLLENLVIQELAAAPASADQSSPALNRFPRMVQEYFVDRVREQEAKTIARLDALKTKADAEVYVESVQKRIREAFGPEPKRTPLNAKVTKTTDRDTYTIENIIFESRPGFLVTANLYIPKGITQPVPGVVGTCGHSHNGKAETAYQSFSQGLARKGYVVLIYDPIGQGERVQYSGDDLKSTIGVGVREHLHGGNQQFLVGENLSMWRAWDGVRALDYLLTRKEVDPKQVGVTGNSGGGTMTTWLCGVEPRWTMAAPSCFVTTFRRNMENELPADTEQCPPKVLALELDHADFLAAQAPNPVRILSKERDYFDVRGAREAYLRLKRLYKLLGHEDNVSHFVGPTYHGYSQENREAMYEWFNKATGISDEDKEPKLTIEKDETLWCTPKGSVADLGSKPIHEFTAERSRELAQQRKTKSGAALQSAVAETLRLKHVEGTPDYRILRNRGGKGYPAKYAITYAVETEPGIQAVVYRVSDERLYSRPPQNAGKKATLYLSHVSADAELKEEPLLKTASQDKERVLYTCDVRGIGESLPDTTNPNSFFTPYGSDYFYAAHSVMLDDPYLGQKTFDALRVLDWLAANGHTDVHLIGRGWGALPATFAALFSPHVKQVTLKNALTSFSDVAETEHYHWPLSTLVPNVLTSFDLPECYADLKRSKGLTQIAPWGAKGADS, via the coding sequence ATGCCGGCCTCAAAACCGTCGACGGACGACACGTTCTCTCTCTCACGACGAAATTTTCTGCAATCAGGATGTGTCACAGTCACCGGCTTAAGCCTGCTCGAAAATCTGGTCATCCAGGAACTGGCAGCAGCCCCCGCCTCAGCAGATCAGAGCTCCCCGGCCCTGAATCGCTTTCCCCGCATGGTCCAGGAGTACTTTGTGGACCGCGTCCGGGAACAGGAAGCCAAAACCATCGCACGGCTGGACGCTTTGAAAACCAAAGCCGACGCAGAAGTCTATGTGGAATCGGTCCAGAAACGGATCCGCGAAGCATTCGGCCCCGAACCGAAGCGAACTCCACTGAATGCGAAGGTCACGAAAACCACCGATCGCGATACTTACACGATTGAAAACATCATATTCGAAAGTCGCCCCGGATTTCTGGTGACGGCGAATCTTTACATCCCCAAGGGAATCACCCAACCGGTGCCCGGCGTGGTCGGGACCTGTGGACACTCGCATAATGGCAAAGCGGAAACCGCCTACCAGTCCTTCTCTCAGGGGCTGGCCCGCAAAGGATATGTCGTCCTGATCTACGATCCCATCGGACAAGGCGAACGCGTGCAGTACAGTGGTGACGATCTGAAATCCACAATCGGCGTCGGCGTCCGCGAGCATTTACATGGAGGTAATCAGCAGTTTCTCGTCGGTGAAAATCTTTCGATGTGGCGTGCCTGGGATGGCGTGCGTGCCCTGGATTATCTGCTGACACGCAAAGAAGTCGATCCCAAACAGGTCGGTGTGACCGGAAACTCAGGTGGCGGAACGATGACCACCTGGTTGTGTGGCGTTGAACCACGGTGGACGATGGCGGCTCCCAGCTGCTTCGTGACCACCTTCCGCCGCAACATGGAGAATGAACTTCCTGCAGATACCGAACAGTGTCCGCCGAAAGTGCTGGCGCTGGAACTGGATCATGCGGACTTCCTCGCAGCCCAGGCACCCAACCCGGTACGGATCCTCAGTAAAGAGCGGGATTATTTCGATGTCCGCGGGGCACGGGAAGCCTACCTGCGACTCAAACGGCTCTACAAACTGCTGGGCCATGAAGACAATGTCTCGCATTTCGTCGGTCCAACATATCACGGCTACTCTCAGGAAAACCGGGAAGCCATGTATGAATGGTTCAACAAAGCCACCGGCATTTCGGATGAAGACAAAGAGCCCAAGCTGACCATCGAAAAAGACGAGACGCTCTGGTGCACCCCCAAAGGTTCCGTCGCCGATCTCGGCTCGAAACCCATTCATGAATTCACCGCCGAGCGCTCGCGGGAACTGGCGCAGCAGAGAAAAACCAAATCGGGTGCCGCCCTGCAGTCCGCTGTCGCGGAGACACTCAGGCTGAAGCATGTCGAGGGTACTCCCGATTACCGCATTCTGCGCAATCGCGGCGGTAAAGGTTATCCCGCGAAGTATGCGATCACTTACGCGGTCGAAACCGAACCGGGAATCCAGGCCGTCGTGTACCGTGTCTCCGACGAGCGCCTTTATTCGCGTCCACCGCAGAATGCCGGCAAAAAAGCGACGCTCTACCTCTCACACGTCTCGGCCGATGCTGAACTCAAGGAAGAACCGCTGCTGAAAACCGCCAGCCAGGATAAAGAACGCGTGCTCTACACCTGCGATGTGCGGGGGATCGGGGAATCGCTGCCCGATACCACCAACCCGAATTCCTTCTTCACGCCTTACGGTAGCGACTACTTCTACGCGGCTCACTCTGTGATGCTGGACGATCCCTATCTCGGCCAGAAAACGTTTGACGCCCTGCGTGTCCTCGACTGGCTCGCCGCCAATGGGCATACCGACGTACATCTGATTGGTCGGGGCTGGGGCGCTCTGCCAGCGACATTCGCTGCCCTGTTCTCACCTCACGTCAAGCAGGTCACACTGAAAAACGCCCTGACATCCTTCAGTGATGTCGCCGAAACGGAACATTATCACTGGCCCTTATCGACTCTGGTGCCGAATGTATTGACGAGCTTCGATCTGCCCGAATGCTATGCTGACCTCAAGCGCAGTAAAGGTTTGACGCAGATCGCTCCCTGGGGAGCAAAAGGTGC